Proteins from a genomic interval of Prionailurus viverrinus isolate Anna chromosome F2, UM_Priviv_1.0, whole genome shotgun sequence:
- the IQANK1 gene encoding LOW QUALITY PROTEIN: IQ motif and ankyrin repeat domain-containing protein 1 (The sequence of the model RefSeq protein was modified relative to this genomic sequence to represent the inferred CDS: deleted 1 base in 1 codon), producing the protein MRAALGVEQTAAPPPGGFAAPGLAGAGASGPRCRGGPACRAHRRPRAATPGTMLCFPWRAGPRGKPGAHRQPPGQRETGPQAEAPAGPAAEDRAATVIQCAFRQLLARRRQEHRNYLQRVERLEREAFVALVRREQEAARRRREAEEAAERRRQEDRQRGARLREAAFAGDLGEIKAVLREVDELLTREGVGHDEAGLALRRRGRVALVESEDRGGNTPLSEAAAGGQALAIRLLAEQGASPNSKGAYGRTPLYRAAFGGHLEAVEALLELGADPRVYAEDGSTPEQVPSLDAVVSVLRSWDLGLTEAMLQSMEAERQRRAREAERQEAQAQRCGRGGRVGVAARGGSERAVPSPTSLKSRVQQLAKEGRRRHRELQQAYCELNQRITEHDKCEGRRLGRTELTLQAIKDAEAQVDRLRLEAQKAEETLAMARLELREQTQEGEEEEEEEEEEEEAAAAPGLKCQVTELHDVLMKDVGDRIRADGRWPLVIDPSGQAATFLRYQDTNYVDAVNPDHLRPERIRLALLGALRYGKPLVFDLRDVDLFPAVRQQLEAVQPGLAQELLGRGLLERERYLSLVRPADGPEYGPAGFQEARLRHFRLLFITRAQRPSEEQLRVLLPVRVQLPRGGL; encoded by the exons ATGCGGGCGGCCCTAGGGGTGGAGCAAACAGCGGCTCCTCCTCCCGGAGGCTTCGCAGCACCTGGGCTCGCGGGAGCTGGGGCCTCGGGACCCAGGTGCAGGGGCGGCCCTGCCTGCCGGGCTCACCGGCGCCCCCGCGCGGCAACCCCAGGGACGATGCTCTGCTTTCCGTGGAGGGCTGGCCCCCGGG ggaagCCGGGAGCGCACCGCCAGCcgccagggcagagggagaccgGCCCGCAGGCCGAGGCCCCCGCAG ggCCCGCCGCGGAGGATCGAGCGGCCACGGTCATCCAGTGTGCGTTCCGGCAGCTCCTGGCCCGCCGCCGGCAGGAGCACCGCAACTACCTGCAGCGCGTTGAACGGCTGGAGAGGGAG GCCTTCGTGGCCCTGGTGCGGAGGGAGCAGGAGGCGGCGCGAAGGCGGCGGGAGGCGGAGGAGGCGGCCGAGCGGCGGCGGCAGGAGGATCGACAGCGCGGGGCGCGGCTGCGGGAGGCGGCCTTCGCCGGGGACCTGGGCGAGATCAAGGCGGTCCTGCGGGAG GTGGACGAGCTGCTGACTCGCGAGGGCGTCGGCCACGACGAGGCGGGGTTGGCGCTGCGGCGGCGGGGGCGCGTGGCTCTGGTGGAGAGCGAGGACCGCGGCGGGAACACGCCGCTGTCGGAGGCGGCGGCCGGCGGGCAGGCCCTGGCCATCCGGCTGCTGGCGGAGCAGGGCGCCAGCCCCAACAGCAAG GGCGCCTACGGCCGGACGCCGCTGTACCGGGCGGCCTTCGGGGGGCACCTGGAGGCTGTGGAGGCGCTTCTGGAGCTCGGGGCGGACCCCCGGGTGTACGCAGAAGACGGTAGCACCCCCGAGCAG GTGCCCTCCCTGGACGCCGTGGTTAGTGTGCTGAGGTCCTGGGACCTAGGCCTCACTGAGGCCATGCTGCAGAGCATGGAGGCCGAGCGGCAGCGCCGGGCCCGGGAGGCCGAGAGACAGGAGGCACAGGCCCAGCGGTGCGGccgg ggggggagggtgggggtggcggcAAGGGGCGGCTCTGAGCgggctgtcccctcccccaccagcctgaAGTCCCGAGTGCAGCAGCTGGCTAAGGAAGGGCGGCGGCGCCACAGAGAG CTGCAGCAGGCCTACTGTGAGCTCAACCAGAGGATCACGGAGCACGACAAGTGTGAAGGGAGGCGCCTGGGCCGCACTGAGCTCACGCTGCAG GCCATCAAGGACGCGGAGGCCCAAGTGGACAGGCTACGTCTGGAGGCCCAGAAGGCGGAGGAGACGCTGGCCATGGCCAGGCTGGAGCTGCGGGAGCAGACCCAGGAGG gggaggaggaggaggaggaggaggaggaggaggaggaggcagcggCGGCGCCGGGGCTGAAATGCCAGGTCACTGAGCTGCACGACGTACTAATGAAGGATGTGGGCGACCGCATCCGCGCGGATGGCAG GTGGCCTCTTGTCATCGACCCTTCGGGCCAGGCAGCCACCTTCCTGCGCTACCAGGACACCAACTACGTGGACGCGGTGAACCCGGACCACTTGCGGCCGGAGAGGATCCGGCTGGCGCTGCTGGGGGCGCTCAG GTACGGGAAGCCGCTGGTGTTCGACCTGCGCGACGTGGACCTGTTCCCCGCCGTGCGGCAGCAGCTGGAGGCGGTGCAGCCCGGCCTGGCGCAGGAGCTGCTGGGCCGCGGGCTCCTGGAGCGGGAGCGGTACCTGTCGCTGGTGCGGCCCGCCGACGGCCCCGAGTACGGCCCCGCCGGGTTCCAGGAGGCGCGCCTGCGGCACTTCCGCCTTCTCTTCATCACCAGGGCTCAGCGGCCGTCGGAGGAGCAGCTGCGGGTGCTGCTCCCGGTGCGCGTGCAGCTGCCCCGCGGGGGCCTCTAG